The following are encoded in a window of Vicinamibacterales bacterium genomic DNA:
- a CDS encoding S8 family peptidase, whose product MAIVNGRPLEQDPRTPAVVERVVVKLRPEAAAQPGAAPLGSAAANVWSAIRQRYPGVAIRPYFSASTGHDAARMSAAPPPGGAGLDPARYVAVDVPADVEAEAVAGELRRAPEVETAYREGGPTPPPVSPDDDPRSANQGYLGPAPEGVDAQFAWTIAQVDGSGVGFVDLERGWTLDHEDLAGAKVDVISGINLDYRGHGTAVLGEVAATDNAIGCIGIAPASTVRVVSQWRTPSTYSTAEAILSAADGMAPGDVLLLEAQTTFATSGGSYVPVEVEALVFDAIRSTVDRGIVVIEAAANGSFDLDRFEDASGRQALKRGSADFRDSGAIVVGAASSRHPHRRLGFSNFGSRVDCFAWGEHIDTCGDGGIGDAANVYTPAFGGTSGASPIVAACALLLQSLRARDGLPMFTPAEMRALLADTVLNTRSEEPAADRIGVMPDLRALIEHLHRRSTDACLSSRAASG is encoded by the coding sequence ATGGCGATCGTCAACGGCCGGCCGCTCGAGCAGGATCCACGTACGCCTGCCGTCGTCGAACGGGTAGTGGTGAAGCTGCGGCCAGAGGCGGCGGCGCAGCCTGGCGCAGCCCCTCTGGGATCTGCGGCCGCGAATGTCTGGTCCGCGATCCGGCAGCGCTATCCGGGGGTGGCGATACGGCCGTACTTCTCTGCCTCGACCGGCCATGATGCGGCGCGCATGAGCGCCGCGCCGCCACCCGGCGGCGCCGGGCTCGACCCCGCGCGGTACGTGGCTGTCGATGTTCCCGCGGACGTCGAAGCGGAGGCAGTGGCCGGCGAACTTCGTCGTGCCCCGGAGGTCGAAACGGCGTATCGCGAAGGCGGCCCCACCCCGCCGCCGGTCTCGCCGGACGACGATCCGCGCAGCGCGAATCAGGGGTACCTCGGTCCGGCGCCGGAAGGCGTGGACGCGCAGTTCGCCTGGACGATCGCGCAGGTGGACGGTTCCGGGGTCGGCTTCGTGGATCTCGAGCGCGGATGGACGCTCGATCACGAGGACCTGGCCGGCGCGAAGGTGGACGTCATCTCGGGCATCAATCTCGATTACCGCGGGCATGGCACCGCCGTGCTCGGCGAAGTTGCCGCGACGGACAATGCAATCGGCTGCATCGGCATCGCGCCGGCGTCCACCGTCCGGGTCGTGTCGCAGTGGAGGACCCCGTCCACCTACAGCACCGCGGAGGCGATTCTCTCGGCGGCCGATGGAATGGCGCCAGGAGACGTCCTGCTGCTCGAAGCGCAGACGACGTTCGCGACCAGCGGAGGCAGTTACGTGCCGGTCGAAGTGGAAGCGCTGGTCTTCGACGCCATCCGCAGCACTGTCGACCGCGGCATCGTCGTCATCGAGGCGGCTGCGAACGGGTCGTTCGATCTGGATCGATTCGAGGACGCGAGCGGCCGCCAGGCGCTGAAGCGCGGCAGCGCGGATTTCCGCGACTCCGGCGCGATCGTGGTCGGCGCCGCGAGCTCGCGCCATCCCCACCGGCGTCTCGGGTTCTCCAACTTCGGCTCGCGCGTCGACTGTTTCGCGTGGGGAGAGCACATCGACACCTGCGGCGATGGCGGCATCGGCGACGCGGCGAACGTGTATACGCCCGCCTTCGGCGGCACGTCGGGCGCCAGCCCGATCGTCGCCGCGTGCGCGCTGCTGCTGCAGTCGCTGCGCGCCCGCGACGGCCTCCCGATGTTCACGCCCGCGGAGATGCGGGCGCTGCTCGCCGACACGGTGTTGAATACGCGGAGTGAAGAGCCCGCGGCGGATCGGATCGGCGTGATGCCGGATCTCCGGGCGCTGATCGAGCACCTCCACCGAAGGAGCACTGACGCATGCCTGTCTTCCCGCGCGGCGTCTGGATAG